The Nitrospira lenta DNA window AGTGAAATTCGTCGGCCACTGAACATGGCTTCGCCCACTTGTCAGGAAAATGCGGAATATTTTGTCACTGCGCGTACAAGAATGAACCGCGAGACGAACGTGTGGCGTTGGAAATTACAGAAGATACGACAATCGTGCCGCGAAGTGAGGAATCGCATCGCAAATGTGATCCACAACCGAGACAACATAGGCCTGCGCCAGCTCGACATCCTGTTCCCATGTGGGAATCGCTTCGTGCAGATCGAGGATCGGCTCGTCGCGAGCACAACACAGTTGATTGAAGAGAGGGATCGATCGTCCAAACAATCGCTGCACCGCTTCTTGATGATCACGCCCCATCGCCACGACACAGTCCGCCTCGTCAAGTAACGCTTGTGTCAACTTGCGCTGTAGGTGCCCAGCAGGATCAGCGCCACGCTCCACAAGTCTGGCGCGCACGATGGGATGAATCGATTGTGGCTTGGCTTCAATTCCGGCGGATCCGACACGATACAGGCCTGACGGCTCACGATACTGCTTGAGTGCATACTCTGCGGCCAGGCTCCGAAAGATGTTACCGGTGCAGACAAAGAGAATCGATCGTACTGACGGTTGCGCCATCGTTGTTCTACCCTGGTTCCATCGACAGCCGGACAAGTGAGCAGGTACAATCGCCCCATGCGCTCATCACCGATTCCTACGACGCCCTTCACAAAGTTAGACGAAGAGACTGAAAAACTCCAGAC harbors:
- a CDS encoding low molecular weight phosphatase family protein, encoding MAQPSVRSILFVCTGNIFRSLAAEYALKQYREPSGLYRVGSAGIEAKPQSIHPIVRARLVERGADPAGHLQRKLTQALLDEADCVVAMGRDHQEAVQRLFGRSIPLFNQLCCARDEPILDLHEAIPTWEQDVELAQAYVVSVVDHICDAIPHFAARLSYLL